From Hirundo rustica isolate bHirRus1 chromosome 1, bHirRus1.pri.v3, whole genome shotgun sequence, a single genomic window includes:
- the ZDHHC3 gene encoding palmitoyltransferase ZDHHC3 isoform X2, with product MMITPVHRYRDIERTPEYLQPEKCVPPPSHASLGTMWFIRDGCGIACAVVTWMLVFYADFVVLLVMLVPSRDYVYSVINGTLFNTLAFLALASHFRAMLTDPGAVPKGNATKEFIESLQLKPGQVVYKCPKCCSIKPDRAHHCSVCKRCIRKMDHHCPWVNNCVGENNQKYFVLFTMYIALISLHALIMVGFHFLYCFEEDWTKCSSFSPPTTVILLILLCFEALLFLIFTSVMFGTQVHSICTDETGIEQLKKEERRWAKKTKWMNMKAVFGHPFSIAWLSPFATPDQGKADPYQYVV from the exons ATGATGATTACTCCAGTCCACCGCTACAGAGATATTGAAAGGACACCTGAATACCTCCAGCCGGAAAAGTGTGTTCCACCTCCTAGCCACGCTTCCCTGGGAACAATGTGGTTTATTCGAGATGGCTGTGGTATTGCATGTGCTGTCGTTACCTGGATGCTGGTGTTCTATGCCGACTTTGTAGTCCTTCTTGTCATGCTAGTTCCATCGAGAGATTATGTTTATAGTGTCATCAATGGCACACTGTTCAACACCTTGGCTTTCCTCGCTTTGGCTTCACATTTTCGTGCTATGCTGACAGATCCA ggtGCTGTACCCAAAGGTAATGCCACAAAAGAGTTCATCGAGAGTTTACAGCTAAAGCCAGGACAGGTGGTTTACAAGTGCCCAAAGTGTTGTAGCATCAAACCCGACAGAGCACATCACTGCAG TGTTTGCAAGAGGTGCATTCGGAAGATGGACCATCACTGCCCGTGGGTCAATAACTGTGTAGGAGAGAATAACCAGAAGTACTTTGTACTGTTTACA atgtaTATAGCACTGATTTCCCTGCATGCTCTAATCATGGTGGGATTTCACTTCTTGTACTGCTTTGAAGAAGACTGGACAA AATGTAGTTCCTTCTCTCCACCAACTACAGTGATCCTACTCATCCTCTTGTGTTTTGAGGCTCTCCTGTTTCTCATCTTCACCTCAGTTATGTTTGGGACCCAAGTACACTCCATCTGCACTGATGAAACG ggaATAGAACAGttgaaaaaggaagagagaagatgggctaaaaaaacaaaatggatGAACATGAAAGCAGTATTTGGCCATCCGTTCTCTATAGCATGGCTTAGCCCATTCGCAACACCAGACCAAGGAAAAGCAGACCCGTACCAATACGTGGTCTGA